A genomic region of Hydrogenovibrio crunogenus contains the following coding sequences:
- a CDS encoding M23 family metallopeptidase, producing the protein MKNHFTITISDVHGSRHFSFKQFMRKFALFVVMFIFLMLAGAAGVIWWLNQEIIDIQDKRQVAEASYQAVLEKSKHSYMTLEAEKRKLQSQLDNKSKQIQFLDQTLQGLEDLIGVKPDEDELLTDRVKIVQLTTLEKQIMLEDIPSGRPVKKYQGVSSSFGWRIHPVKGTKEFHRGIDYRGKRGDGVIATASGTIEYAGYHKRSGYGRLIIISHDNGFKTLYGHMSKLHVKTGQVVKKGELIGEIGSSGLSSGPHLHYEVSFVQRKLNPVPFINWDLKHYDEIFKKVKGVPWGSLSQVVQNRVQQVEKQLLLRDVK; encoded by the coding sequence ATGAAAAATCATTTTACGATAACCATAAGTGATGTGCATGGGTCACGTCACTTCTCTTTCAAACAGTTCATGCGAAAATTCGCGCTGTTTGTGGTGATGTTTATCTTTTTGATGTTAGCTGGCGCTGCCGGCGTCATCTGGTGGTTGAATCAGGAAATTATCGATATTCAAGATAAACGACAGGTTGCTGAAGCCAGTTACCAGGCTGTATTAGAGAAAAGTAAACACTCGTACATGACTTTGGAAGCGGAAAAGCGCAAGCTTCAAAGTCAGTTGGATAATAAATCGAAACAAATCCAGTTTTTAGATCAAACCTTGCAGGGGTTGGAAGATTTGATTGGGGTCAAACCGGATGAAGACGAACTGTTAACAGATCGTGTAAAGATTGTTCAGCTGACAACGCTTGAAAAACAAATCATGTTGGAAGACATACCCAGTGGACGACCTGTTAAAAAATATCAAGGTGTGAGCAGTAGTTTTGGCTGGCGGATTCACCCAGTTAAGGGGACGAAGGAATTTCATCGGGGAATTGATTATCGTGGTAAGCGTGGTGATGGTGTTATTGCCACGGCTAGCGGCACGATTGAATACGCAGGCTACCATAAAAGAAGTGGTTATGGGCGTTTGATTATCATTTCCCACGATAATGGGTTTAAGACACTATACGGACACATGAGTAAATTGCATGTGAAAACCGGTCAGGTGGTTAAAAAAGGAGAGCTTATTGGTGAAATTGGTTCTTCCGGATTGTCTTCAGGACCTCACTTGCATTATGAGGTGAGTTTTGTGCAGCGTAAACTGAATCCAGTGCCATTTATTAACTGGGATTTAAAACATTATGATGAAATATTTAAAAAGGTAAAAGGTGTGCCATGGGGATCTTTAAGTCAGGTGGTTCAAAATCGCGTCCAGCAGGTGGAAAAACAATTATTGCTGCGGGAT